The proteins below come from a single Triticum aestivum cultivar Chinese Spring chromosome 5D, IWGSC CS RefSeq v2.1, whole genome shotgun sequence genomic window:
- the LOC123119947 gene encoding pentatricopeptide repeat-containing protein At1g71460, chloroplastic translates to MAITMASTSSPVAALKHPHFLDSKPLKPLKRARTRSCALADADAAAAAPRTSQAELRPDSKNAPALSAEIRRLVRAGRLRSALCLLDHLSHRGVPASPSAFTALLSACRSLAHARQIHAHLRVHGLDSNEFLLARLVEVYLAVGAAEEARQVLGGLPRASAFSWNALLHGHVRRGRREAGDAVAGGFVEMRAAGANANEYTYGCVLKSISGSARPSMVMATATHAMLVKNAFAGAPGMLMTGLMDVYFRCGKVKLAMMVFEEMPERDVVAWGAVISGFAHKGMKREALEHFRWMVENGVKVNSVVLTSIVPVIGDLRARNLGREIHVLVLKKFPDRKDVAKVHAGLVDMYCKCGDMVSGRRVFYSTKKRNAVSWTALMSGYASNGRPDQALRCIVWMQQEGIRPDLVAVGTVLPVCTKLRALSEGKEIHAYALRRWFLPNVSLCTSLITLYGACCHLEYSRRVFHAMDKKTVRAWTALVDAYLKNRDSSTAIEVFRSMLLSNRRPDAVAITRILSACSDIGALQLGKEVHGQVLKLRMEPLPLVAAELVNMYGRCGDLKAAQRVFNRTESKGSLTCTAIIEAYAINQRHKEALDLFSWMLSNNFAPTIVTFNVVLRICDAAGLHDEALEIFDSMVQGYNLEASEENYDCIISLLTSAGRTAEAQCFADLKAALFSSPAPFLDFEQH, encoded by the coding sequence ATGGCCATTACCATGGCCTCGACCTCCTCCCCTGTCGCCGCCCTGAAGCACCCCCATTTTCTAGACTCCAAGCCCCTCAAGCCTCTCAAACGCGCGAGAACCCGCTCATGCGCcctcgccgacgccgacgccgccgcggcCGCCCCCCGCACGTCCCAAGCGGAGCTCCGGCCGGACTCTAAAAACGCGCCCGCGCTCTCCGCTGAGATCCGCCGTCTCGTTCGTGCAGGCCGCCTTCGCTCTGCGCTCTGCCTCCTCGACCATTTATCCCACCGCGGCGTCCCAGCGAGCCCCTCAGCCTTCACTGCTCTCCTCTCCGCAtgccgctccctcgcccacgcccGTCAGATCCACGCCCACCTCCGTGTCCACGGCCTTGACTCCAATGAGTTTCTCCTAGCTAGGCTCGTCGAGGTTTATCTTGCGGTCGGTGCTGCTGAGGAGGCCCGCCAGGTGCTCGGCGGTTTGCCCAGGGCCAGTGCCTTCTCGTGGAATGCTTTGCTCCACGGGCACGTTCGCAGGGGGCGGAGAGAGGCAGGGGATGCTGTCGCTGGCGGGTTTGTGGAGATGCGTGCTGCTGGGGCTAATGCGAACGAGTACACGTACGGCTGTGTCCTCAAGTCCATCTCTGGGAGTGCCAGGCCATCCATGGTCATGGCCACCGCCACACACGCCATGCTGGTCAAGAATGCATTTGCAGGTGCGCCGGGCATGCTGATGACTGGCCTCATGGATGTCTACTTCAGGTGCGGGAAGGTGAAGCTGGCGATgatggtgtttgaggaaatgccagAGAGGGATGTTGTTGCATGGGGGGCAGTGATTTCTGGGTTCGCACACAAGGGGATGAAGAGGGAGGCACTGGAGCATTTCCGGTGGATGGTGGAAAATGGAGTCAAGGTGAACTCGGTGGTGCTCACCTCAATCGTGCCAGTTATTGGTGATTTACGTGCACGGAACTTAGGGAGGGAGATTCATGTGTTGGTGCTGAAGAAGTTTCCAGACCGTAAAGATGTAGCAAAGGTCCACGCAGGGCTGGTAGACATGTACTGCAAATGCGGCGATATGGTCTCTGGGAGGCGAGTGTTCTATAGCACCAAGAAGAGGAATGCTGTCTCATGGACAGCATTAATGTCTGGGTATGCATCCAATGGGAGGCCAGATCAGGCGCTGAGGTGCATAGTTTGGATGCAGCAAGAAGGAATCCGACCAGATCTTGTTGCGGTTGGTACTGTTCTCCCAGTATGCACAAAATTGCGAGCATTGAGCGAGGGGAAGGAAATCCATGCATATGCTTTGAGGAGGTGGTTCCTGCCAAATGTCTCATTATGCACTTCACTCATCACCCTGTACGGTGCATGCTGTCATTTAGAATACTCTCGCAGGGTGTTTCATGCTATGGATAAGAAAACTGTACGAGCTTGGACTGCATTGGTTGATGCCTACCTAAAGAACAGAGACTCTTCAACTGCTATTGAAGTGTTTAGATCAATGCTGCTGTCGAACCGTCGGCCTGATGCTGTTGCCATCACCAGGATACTGAGTGCCTGCTCTGATATTGGAGCATTACAACTCGGCAAGGAAGTTCATGGTCAGGTGTTGAAGTTGCGGATGGAACCTCTCCCGTTAGTTGCGGCAGAACTTGTTAACATGTATGGCAGGTGTGGGGACCTGAAGGCAGCACAGAGGGTGTTCAATCGAACAGAGTCCAAGGGATCCCTGACGTGCACTGCAATAATAGAAGCTTATGCAATCAACCAGCGGCACAAGGAGGCACTGGATCTCTTTTCATGGATGCTGTCAAATAACTTTGCCCCAACTATTGTCACCTTCAATGTGGTTCTGAGAATCTGTGATGCAGCAGGATTGCATGATGAAGCTCTCGAGATTTTTGACTCCATGGTACAAGGGTACAACCTGGAAGCATCTGAAGAGAATTATGACTGCATCATCAGCCTTCTTACTAGTGCTGGCAGGACTGCCGAAGCACAGTGTTTTGCTGATTTGAAAGCTGCACTGTTTAGTTCACCTGCTCCTTTTTTGGATTTTGAACAGCACTAA
- the LOC123119945 gene encoding probable serine/threonine-protein kinase At1g54610 isoform X2, with amino-acid sequence MCLYTKLKFSVFSCLPKILARKTAKIGLDLIHLFKKASHVLMGCLCSKGTKDHADATSENREPSSKDDPKTASGTNDGSKVMPYAGEKVVVAFDARFSSCNNAELKGLSGEHVVSGWPTWLAYVAPKAVDGWLPRRADSFEKLDKIGQGTYSIVYKARDLETGKIVALKKVRFVNMDPESVRFMAREIHILRRLDHPNIIKLEGIVTSRVSQSLYLVFEYMEHDLSGLIASPGLKLTESQIKCFVQQLLHGLDHCHKNGVLHRDIKGSNLLIDSNGVLKIADFGLATSFDPDNPKPLTSRVVTLWYRPPELLLGSTEYSVAVDMWSTGCIVAELFAGKPIMPGRTEVEQIHKIFKLCGSPMDDYCKKSKVPETAMFKPQQQYRRCVAETFKDFPPSTVVLIDSLLSLEPEVRGTASSALQSDFFKTEPLACDPSSLPKFPASKEYDVRLRQEEERRQRKAALGGRGAECSNPGNENHVTSRAVNGAAESKEHAHASSKSSSVKFYPEDSVPGFRVEPRPSPTTVQVPGFGSTWNMGGYTDHPTTPGCACSSVHVANSSASRTKASSHSHIPQFCTTDLRNAVEVTYQNQPPDRPASSHNKNPLENHGRKLRRIHHSGPLVPPGGNIEDMLKEHGRHIQEAVRKARLGKTSR; translated from the exons ATGTGCCTTTACACCAAGCTGAAGTTTTCAGTGTTCAGCTGCCTTCCAAAG ATATTGGCTAGAAAGACTGCAAAGATTGGTCTCGATCTGATTCACTTGTTCAAGAAGGCATCACATGTGCTTATGGGCTGCCTTTGCTCCAAAGGCACCAAAGATCATGCTGATGCCACTTCCGAAAACAGAGAACCATCAAGTAAGGATGACCCTAAGACTGCATCAGGTACGAATGATGGCAGCAAAGTCATGCCATATGCTGGAGAGAAGGTGGTGGTAGCTTTTGATGCTAGGTTCAGCAGTTGTAACAATGCAGAGTTGAAAGGGCTCTCAGGTGAGCATGTTGTTTCTGGGTGGCCAACTTGGCTTGCATATGTGGCGCCTAAAGCAGTAGATGGCTGGTTGCCTCGACGAGCCGATTCATTCGAGAAATTAGACAAG ATTGGACAAGGAACTTACAGTATTGTGTATAAAGCCCGAGATCTTGAAACAGGGAAGATTGTTGCACTAAAGAAGGTGCGGTTCGTCAACATGGATCCTGAAAGTGTTCGCTTTATGGCTAGAGAAATCCATATTCTTCGGAGACTGGATCATCCAAATATCATAAAGCTTGAAGGAATTGTAACATCTCGTGTGTCGCAGAGCCTGTATCTGGTTTTCGAATACATGGAGCATGACCTTTCCGGTCTTATTGCAAGTCCAGGCCTCAAACTCACCGAGTCACAG ATAAAGTGCTTCGTTCAGCAGCTGCTTCATGGCCTTGATCATTGTCACAAAAATGGAGTTCTGCATCGAGACATCAAAGGATCGAACCTCTTGATTGACAGCAATGGGGTACTGAAGATTGCAGACTTTGGCCTGGCAACATCTTTCGACCCTGACAATCCAAAACCACTAACTAGCCGTGTTGTGACATTGTGGTACAGACCACCAGAGCTTTTACTTGGTTCCACAGAGTATAGTGTCGCTGTGGATATGTGGAGTACAGGGTGTATTGTGGCAGAACTCTTTGCTGGCAAACCAATCATGCCAGGAAGAACCGAG GTGGAGCAAATTCACAAGATCTTTAAGCTCTGTGGGTCGCCGATGGATGATTATTGCAAGAAATCAAAGGTGCCAGAAACAGCGATGTTCAAGCCTCAGCAGCAATATAGGCGGTGTGTTGCTGAGACTTTCAAAGATTTTCCTCCTTCCACTGTAGTTCTCATAGACTCCTTGCTTTCGTTAGAACCAGAAGTTCGTGGAACAGCTTCCTCAGCTCTTCAGAGTGAT TTTTTTAAAACAGAGCCACTTGCTTGTGACCCTTCAAGTCTACCGAAATTTCCAGCAAGCAAGGAGTATGATGTTAGACTCAGgcaagaggaagagaggag GCAAAGAAAGGCAGCTCTTGGTGGACGAGGAGCTGAATGTTCCAATCCAGGAAATGAAAATCATGTAACCAGTCGTGCTGTCAATGGTGCTGCTGAATCGAAG GAACACGCGCATGCCAGTTCAAAGAGCAGCAGCGTGAAGTTCTACCCCGAGGATAGCGTGCCCGGTTTCCGGGTGGAGCCACGCCCGTCGCCAACCACGGTGCAGGTTCCTGGATTTGGCTCTACATGGAACATGGGAGGTTACACAGATCATCCAACGACGCCTGGTTGTGCCTGCAGTTCTGTTCATGTCGCAAATTCCTCTGCCTCGAGGACAAAGGCATCATCGCATTCACATATACCACAGTTTTGCACGACAGATCTGAGGAATGCAGTTGAGGTTACATATCAGAATCAGCCACCTGATAGGCCTGCATCATCTCACAACAAGAACCCCCTAGAG AACCATGGAAGGAAGCTCAGGAGGATCCACCACTCGGGGCCATTGGTGCCGCCGGGAGGGAATATCGAGGACATGCTCAAGGAGCACGGGAGGCACATCCAAGAGGCGGTGCGCAAGGCACGGCTCGGCAAGACGAGCAGGTAG
- the LOC123119945 gene encoding probable serine/threonine-protein kinase At1g54610 isoform X1 has product MCLYTKLKFSVFSCLPKILARKTAKIGLDLIHLFKKASHVLMGCLCSKGTKDHADATSENREPSSKDDPKTASGTNDGSKVMPYAGEKVVVAFDARFSSCNNAELKGLSGEHVVSGWPTWLAYVAPKAVDGWLPRRADSFEKLDKIGQGTYSIVYKARDLETGKIVALKKVRFVNMDPESVRFMAREIHILRRLDHPNIIKLEGIVTSRVSQSLYLVFEYMEHDLSGLIASPGLKLTESQIKCFVQQLLHGLDHCHKNGVLHRDIKGSNLLIDSNGVLKIADFGLATSFDPDNPKPLTSRVVTLWYRPPELLLGSTEYSVAVDMWSTGCIVAELFAGKPIMPGRTEVEQIHKIFKLCGSPMDDYCKKSKVPETAMFKPQQQYRRCVAETFKDFPPSTVVLIDSLLSLEPEVRGTASSALQSDFFKTEPLACDPSSLPKFPASKEYDVRLRQEEERRQRKAALGGRGAECSNPGNENHVTSRAVNGAAESKEHAHASSKSSSVKFYPEDSVPGFRVEPRPSPTTVQVPGFGSTWNMGGYTDHPTTPGCACSSVHVANSSASRTKASSHSHIPQFCTTDLRNAVEVTYQNQPPDRPASSHNKNPLEVQDAMISVLLLREVLRIYILSSHMARTIAFLWSEPWKEAQEDPPLGAIGAAGREYRGHAQGAREAHPRGGAQGTARQDEQVASS; this is encoded by the exons ATGTGCCTTTACACCAAGCTGAAGTTTTCAGTGTTCAGCTGCCTTCCAAAG ATATTGGCTAGAAAGACTGCAAAGATTGGTCTCGATCTGATTCACTTGTTCAAGAAGGCATCACATGTGCTTATGGGCTGCCTTTGCTCCAAAGGCACCAAAGATCATGCTGATGCCACTTCCGAAAACAGAGAACCATCAAGTAAGGATGACCCTAAGACTGCATCAGGTACGAATGATGGCAGCAAAGTCATGCCATATGCTGGAGAGAAGGTGGTGGTAGCTTTTGATGCTAGGTTCAGCAGTTGTAACAATGCAGAGTTGAAAGGGCTCTCAGGTGAGCATGTTGTTTCTGGGTGGCCAACTTGGCTTGCATATGTGGCGCCTAAAGCAGTAGATGGCTGGTTGCCTCGACGAGCCGATTCATTCGAGAAATTAGACAAG ATTGGACAAGGAACTTACAGTATTGTGTATAAAGCCCGAGATCTTGAAACAGGGAAGATTGTTGCACTAAAGAAGGTGCGGTTCGTCAACATGGATCCTGAAAGTGTTCGCTTTATGGCTAGAGAAATCCATATTCTTCGGAGACTGGATCATCCAAATATCATAAAGCTTGAAGGAATTGTAACATCTCGTGTGTCGCAGAGCCTGTATCTGGTTTTCGAATACATGGAGCATGACCTTTCCGGTCTTATTGCAAGTCCAGGCCTCAAACTCACCGAGTCACAG ATAAAGTGCTTCGTTCAGCAGCTGCTTCATGGCCTTGATCATTGTCACAAAAATGGAGTTCTGCATCGAGACATCAAAGGATCGAACCTCTTGATTGACAGCAATGGGGTACTGAAGATTGCAGACTTTGGCCTGGCAACATCTTTCGACCCTGACAATCCAAAACCACTAACTAGCCGTGTTGTGACATTGTGGTACAGACCACCAGAGCTTTTACTTGGTTCCACAGAGTATAGTGTCGCTGTGGATATGTGGAGTACAGGGTGTATTGTGGCAGAACTCTTTGCTGGCAAACCAATCATGCCAGGAAGAACCGAG GTGGAGCAAATTCACAAGATCTTTAAGCTCTGTGGGTCGCCGATGGATGATTATTGCAAGAAATCAAAGGTGCCAGAAACAGCGATGTTCAAGCCTCAGCAGCAATATAGGCGGTGTGTTGCTGAGACTTTCAAAGATTTTCCTCCTTCCACTGTAGTTCTCATAGACTCCTTGCTTTCGTTAGAACCAGAAGTTCGTGGAACAGCTTCCTCAGCTCTTCAGAGTGAT TTTTTTAAAACAGAGCCACTTGCTTGTGACCCTTCAAGTCTACCGAAATTTCCAGCAAGCAAGGAGTATGATGTTAGACTCAGgcaagaggaagagaggag GCAAAGAAAGGCAGCTCTTGGTGGACGAGGAGCTGAATGTTCCAATCCAGGAAATGAAAATCATGTAACCAGTCGTGCTGTCAATGGTGCTGCTGAATCGAAG GAACACGCGCATGCCAGTTCAAAGAGCAGCAGCGTGAAGTTCTACCCCGAGGATAGCGTGCCCGGTTTCCGGGTGGAGCCACGCCCGTCGCCAACCACGGTGCAGGTTCCTGGATTTGGCTCTACATGGAACATGGGAGGTTACACAGATCATCCAACGACGCCTGGTTGTGCCTGCAGTTCTGTTCATGTCGCAAATTCCTCTGCCTCGAGGACAAAGGCATCATCGCATTCACATATACCACAGTTTTGCACGACAGATCTGAGGAATGCAGTTGAGGTTACATATCAGAATCAGCCACCTGATAGGCCTGCATCATCTCACAACAAGAACCCCCTAGAGGTGCAGGACGCTATGATCAGTGTGCTACTGCTAAGGGAAGTATTGAGGATTtatattctttcatctcacatggCTCGCACCATTGCCTTTCTGTGGTCAGAACCATGGAAGGAAGCTCAGGAGGATCCACCACTCGGGGCCATTGGTGCCGCCGGGAGGGAATATCGAGGACATGCTCAAGGAGCACGGGAGGCACATCCAAGAGGCGGTGCGCAAGGCACGGCTCGGCAAGACGAGCAGGTAGCGAGCAGCTGA